One genomic segment of Flagellimonas marinaquae includes these proteins:
- a CDS encoding BT_3928 family protein: MKYLVWISRIFVGILFIISGLIKLNDPMGFSFKLEEYFSPSVLDLTFFTPLALEISIFVVIAEVILGILLLIGFKPKFTVWSLLLMIVFFTFLTFYSAYFNKVTDCGCFGDAVKLTPWESFTKDVILLVFVLVLFFGKKYITPMFSSKVNWIIGGVALLACMLFANHVLAHLPSVDFRPYKIGANIQEGMSVPENAPKPVYEYAWRFKVNGEEKVIVTEGDYPSVDGEFIDVETTEIQAGYEPPIHDFTIEQEGQDYAAELLEEEKLVMVIAYDMAKSDYEAFEQVAKVTAEAKRKGYKVIGMSASSSDTAEKLIKSYGLDFEFYFTDETTLKTIVRSNPGILVLNKGTIRQKAHYNDFEELTF; this comes from the coding sequence ATGAAATATTTGGTTTGGATATCAAGAATTTTTGTGGGCATATTGTTCATTATAAGTGGACTCATCAAGCTCAACGACCCCATGGGTTTCTCTTTTAAATTGGAGGAATATTTTAGCCCGAGTGTGCTAGATCTTACCTTTTTTACACCTCTGGCCTTGGAAATTTCCATTTTTGTGGTGATTGCAGAGGTAATTCTAGGGATCTTGTTATTGATCGGGTTTAAACCAAAATTCACTGTTTGGAGTCTTTTGCTAATGATTGTTTTCTTCACATTCCTTACATTTTACTCCGCGTATTTTAATAAAGTAACGGATTGCGGATGCTTTGGAGATGCAGTTAAACTTACACCATGGGAATCCTTTACCAAAGATGTGATTCTGTTGGTGTTTGTTCTAGTACTTTTCTTTGGTAAAAAATATATTACACCCATGTTCAGTTCCAAAGTAAATTGGATTATTGGGGGAGTTGCCCTTTTGGCATGTATGTTGTTCGCCAACCATGTGTTGGCCCATTTGCCCTCGGTGGATTTTAGACCCTACAAAATCGGTGCGAACATACAAGAAGGAATGTCCGTTCCAGAAAATGCACCTAAGCCAGTTTACGAATATGCATGGCGATTTAAGGTCAACGGGGAAGAAAAAGTAATTGTGACCGAAGGAGATTATCCATCCGTTGATGGTGAATTTATCGATGTGGAGACCACCGAGATCCAAGCTGGATACGAGCCGCCAATACACGATTTTACCATTGAGCAAGAAGGACAGGATTATGCGGCAGAATTACTTGAAGAGGAGAAATTGGTAATGGTTATAGCCTATGATATGGCAAAAAGCGATTACGAGGCCTTTGAGCAGGTGGCCAAAGTTACTGCCGAAGCAAAGCGTAAAGGCTACAAAGTAATAGGAATGTCAGCGTCCAGTAGTGATACGGCCGAAAAATTGATAAAATCCTACGGCTTGGACTTTGAGTTCTACTTTACGGATGAAACTACCTTAAAGACCATAGTACGTTCCAATCCGGGCATCTTGGTGTTGAACAAGGGGACTATTCGGCAAAAGGCACATTACAATGATTTTGAAGAACTTACTTTCTAA
- a CDS encoding ATP-dependent Clp protease adaptor ClpS, which translates to MGTREKELEDVLLEEETVKEHEIVLFNDDVNTFDHVIETLINVCEHTPEQAEQCSIIVHYKGKCTVKTGEYSYLEPRCSKLLQAGLSAEIL; encoded by the coding sequence ATGGGCACTAGGGAAAAGGAATTGGAAGATGTCCTTCTAGAAGAAGAAACGGTGAAGGAGCACGAGATCGTACTTTTTAATGATGACGTGAATACTTTCGACCATGTTATCGAAACCCTTATCAATGTGTGCGAGCATACACCCGAGCAAGCGGAGCAATGCTCCATAATTGTTCATTATAAAGGAAAATGTACGGTTAAAACGGGTGAATATTCCTATTTAGAGCCCAGATGCAGCAAACTTTTGCAGGCAGGTTTGAGCGCAGAGATTTTGTGA
- the tpiA gene encoding triose-phosphate isomerase, which yields MRTKIVAGNWKMNKNLQETEELLAELSAKLPDTDADIIVAPTFVNLQAAKEALQDSKIQVAAQNMHFAENGAYTGEISADMLLALGVDTVIIGHSERRAYFGEDDALLSKKVRTAVEKGLKVIFCFGEELEDRKSDKHFTVVENQLKNALFDLDASAWSKIVLAYEPVWAIGTGETASPEQAQEMHAFIRKTIADGFNSSIAEDVSILYGGSVKPANASEIFSKPDVDGGLIGGASLKATDFSEIIKAI from the coding sequence ATGAGAACAAAAATAGTGGCAGGAAACTGGAAAATGAACAAGAATCTTCAGGAAACAGAAGAATTGTTGGCCGAGCTTTCCGCTAAATTACCCGATACCGATGCAGATATCATAGTAGCGCCCACTTTTGTAAACCTTCAAGCAGCAAAGGAAGCATTGCAAGATTCAAAAATACAGGTCGCAGCACAGAATATGCACTTTGCCGAAAATGGTGCATACACCGGCGAGATTTCTGCCGATATGCTACTTGCCCTCGGTGTGGACACGGTAATCATCGGTCATTCCGAAAGGCGAGCCTATTTTGGGGAAGATGATGCGCTTTTGTCCAAAAAGGTAAGAACGGCCGTAGAAAAAGGACTTAAGGTAATCTTCTGTTTTGGAGAAGAATTGGAGGATAGAAAATCCGACAAGCATTTTACCGTAGTGGAAAACCAGTTAAAAAATGCCCTTTTTGATTTAGATGCCAGCGCATGGAGCAAAATTGTGCTTGCCTACGAGCCTGTTTGGGCCATTGGTACTGGCGAGACCGCGAGTCCGGAACAAGCACAGGAAATGCACGCTTTTATTAGAAAAACTATAGCAGATGGGTTTAATTCCTCCATTGCGGAAGATGTTTCCATACTATATGGTGGAAGCGTAAAACCGGCAAATGCATCGGAAATTTTCTCCAAGCCCGATGTGGATGGAGGTTTGATCGGTGGCGCATCTTTAAAAGCTACAGATTTTTCCGAAATAATTAAGGCTATTTAA
- a CDS encoding SusC/RagA family TonB-linked outer membrane protein: protein MPINQNICLCLLLLFSFTINAQRQINGKVSDASGPLPGASVVVKGTSVGTTTNFDGEYTITVQNGADVLEFSYIGFTAQEVVVGNQNEINVLLVESTELLDEVVVTAQGIKKSKKALGYAIANVKSEEVEKRPEADLARTLQGKVAGVAITPADGQTGSSSTIRIRGNISLTGSNAPLIVVNDVPFNGLLRDLDPNDIENISILKGFNAAVLYGSEGRNGVILIQTKSGSAKIGEASTTVTYATSVYTNMVSQLPKYQNTYSNGLEGVQFGATIFSNFGPAFSEMDPVPHPYANMGDIFPEYADKMIKIGPKPDNVKNIFRMGIGTNHSLTFSTSKEKVGFNLSAGYTDESGIIDHNDLKRFNLSLGGKAQLGEKLDVSANIGYSTRKVNLINDEDIFNLVFYLPRWIDLTELPYQNPLTGESVYYRNDTNPLWILNNSGNYDDKVRVFGNVTANYQLSNSLNVTYRAGFDSDSYTGFDFSNKGGYDDVYQQGYLNIGDSKEVIVNQTAILGFNKELIKNLSLEAQIGLNSQITRFVGNSSNSDGQIVYGFLRPSNFTVTESSYSRTNENLAGTFGQFQFAYKSYLYATISGRNDWGSTVEKDNRSLFYPGASLSFIPTSAFNFGGNTLNYLKLRGAYATSSGYPAPYRTRSTLIIDPLRFAAPDGTYPVTNRYSTRYANLNLKPELHKEIEFGIESKLFHNRASLEVSVYQRVSEDQIVESPVAPATGYDDQFINLGRIDSEGIEVDLGVDIFRGDKFRWNFRNIVTADESMVRETTPTGADINLREDRFAVEGEPFGVIKGDYALRDEDGNLLINGNGSATRVGEVITSNDIGLPNKVIGDPNPDWRLTNINSFGIGSFSISAQIEYRHGGEIYSTAVKNMLERGVAKETEDREGAFVLPGFLADDVTGEPLLDANGNQIPNNIQLNSGRLGYSNYYNANDLAMWDTSIFRLREVAVGYTLKPKKADRLPFKRMDLTLSARNLWYVAPNFPKYINYDPESDGLDGDSTVPSTKRFAFNVSVSF, encoded by the coding sequence ATGCCCATAAACCAAAATATATGCCTGTGTCTGCTTTTACTATTTTCTTTCACTATAAACGCACAACGACAGATCAATGGAAAGGTAAGTGATGCCTCTGGGCCATTGCCCGGTGCCAGTGTTGTTGTAAAAGGTACCAGTGTAGGAACTACCACCAATTTTGATGGGGAATACACAATTACTGTTCAAAACGGAGCAGATGTTTTGGAATTTAGCTACATAGGGTTCACAGCACAGGAAGTCGTTGTGGGCAATCAAAATGAGATCAATGTGCTATTGGTGGAAAGTACAGAGCTTTTGGACGAAGTAGTAGTGACCGCCCAGGGAATTAAAAAGTCCAAAAAAGCACTTGGTTATGCCATTGCCAATGTAAAATCAGAAGAAGTAGAAAAAAGGCCCGAAGCGGATTTGGCGCGTACTCTACAAGGTAAGGTCGCTGGTGTAGCGATAACCCCGGCCGATGGTCAAACAGGCTCATCTTCCACAATTCGAATTCGGGGAAATATTTCGTTGACTGGTTCTAACGCACCTTTGATAGTGGTAAACGATGTTCCGTTCAATGGACTTTTAAGGGATCTAGATCCAAACGATATCGAAAATATAAGCATCTTAAAAGGGTTCAATGCTGCTGTGCTATATGGTAGCGAAGGAAGAAACGGGGTCATCTTGATTCAGACCAAGAGTGGTTCGGCAAAAATAGGCGAAGCTAGCACAACGGTAACTTATGCCACCTCGGTGTACACCAATATGGTGTCCCAATTGCCAAAATACCAAAACACATATTCCAACGGACTGGAAGGGGTACAATTTGGCGCAACGATATTTTCAAACTTTGGACCGGCTTTTTCGGAAATGGACCCAGTACCGCACCCTTATGCCAATATGGGCGATATTTTTCCTGAGTATGCGGACAAAATGATCAAAATAGGCCCAAAACCGGATAACGTGAAGAATATTTTTAGAATGGGAATAGGAACAAATCATTCCTTGACCTTTTCAACTTCCAAAGAAAAAGTGGGCTTTAACTTATCGGCCGGATATACCGATGAGTCTGGAATAATTGACCACAACGATTTAAAGCGTTTTAATTTGAGCTTGGGAGGAAAGGCCCAGCTTGGTGAAAAACTGGATGTTTCCGCAAATATTGGGTATTCGACCAGAAAGGTAAATTTGATCAATGATGAGGATATTTTTAATCTGGTGTTCTATTTGCCCCGATGGATAGATTTAACAGAGTTGCCCTATCAGAACCCTTTGACAGGGGAGTCTGTCTATTACCGTAACGATACCAATCCACTTTGGATTCTAAACAATTCCGGGAATTATGATGATAAAGTCCGTGTTTTTGGAAATGTAACCGCAAATTATCAGCTCTCCAACTCGCTGAATGTTACATACCGCGCAGGTTTTGATTCAGATAGCTATACGGGCTTCGATTTTTCCAATAAAGGCGGGTATGATGATGTGTATCAGCAAGGATATCTCAATATAGGGGATAGTAAGGAGGTAATTGTAAATCAAACTGCTATACTCGGGTTTAATAAGGAATTGATCAAAAACTTGAGTCTGGAAGCACAGATAGGGCTCAACAGCCAAATAACGCGATTCGTAGGAAATTCATCAAACTCGGATGGTCAAATTGTATATGGATTTTTAAGACCGAGTAATTTTACCGTAACGGAATCCAGCTACAGCCGTACCAACGAGAATTTGGCTGGCACCTTTGGTCAATTTCAATTTGCGTACAAGAGTTATTTGTATGCCACAATATCTGGTAGAAACGATTGGGGCAGTACGGTAGAAAAAGATAACCGATCACTTTTCTACCCAGGGGCATCCTTATCGTTTATTCCGACCAGTGCGTTTAATTTTGGAGGAAACACACTTAATTACCTTAAGCTTAGGGGAGCGTATGCAACATCATCAGGGTATCCCGCGCCATATAGAACGCGAAGTACATTGATTATTGATCCCTTGAGGTTTGCCGCTCCCGACGGAACCTATCCGGTAACCAATAGATATAGTACCCGCTACGCCAATCTAAATTTAAAACCAGAACTGCATAAAGAAATTGAGTTTGGTATAGAATCCAAACTGTTTCACAATAGAGCATCTTTAGAGGTGTCCGTTTATCAACGCGTATCGGAAGACCAGATTGTAGAGTCGCCGGTGGCCCCCGCCACTGGATACGATGATCAGTTTATAAACTTAGGAAGGATAGATAGTGAAGGAATCGAGGTTGATCTAGGTGTCGATATTTTTCGAGGGGATAAATTTCGTTGGAATTTCAGGAACATAGTCACTGCGGACGAATCCATGGTTCGTGAAACCACGCCAACCGGAGCGGATATAAATCTCCGTGAAGATAGATTTGCCGTGGAAGGCGAGCCTTTTGGTGTTATAAAAGGGGACTATGCCTTAAGGGATGAGGATGGAAACCTACTGATCAATGGCAATGGCTCGGCGACCAGAGTAGGTGAAGTAATTACCAGTAACGATATTGGCCTGCCCAACAAAGTTATTGGAGATCCCAATCCAGATTGGAGACTTACCAATATAAATAGCTTTGGTATCGGGAGTTTTTCGATCAGTGCTCAAATCGAATACCGCCATGGGGGCGAAATTTACTCCACAGCGGTAAAAAATATGCTTGAACGTGGCGTGGCAAAGGAAACCGAGGATAGAGAAGGGGCATTTGTGTTGCCTGGTTTTTTGGCGGACGATGTTACAGGCGAACCATTATTGGATGCCAATGGAAATCAAATTCCCAATAATATTCAATTAAATAGCGGAAGATTGGGTTATTCCAACTATTACAATGCTAACGATCTTGCCATGTGGGACACGTCGATCTTTAGACTTAGGGAAGTGGCGGTAGGCTACACGTTGAAACCAAAAAAAGCTGACAGATTGCCGTTCAAAAGAATGGACCTTACCCTTTCGGCACGAAACTTATGGTATGTGGCCCCCAATTTTCCAAAATATATCAATTACGACCCGGAAAGTGATGGTCTGGATGGGGATAGCACCGTCCCATCAACAAAAAGGTTTGCCTTTAATGTATCAGTGTCCTTCTAA
- a CDS encoding DUF1599 domain-containing protein, which produces MQHTSQQYDAVIQTCRELFLKKAKDYGTAWRILRLPSLTDQIFIKAQRIRSLQQNDVRKVDEGEYSEFIGIINYSIMALIQLKKGVVEQPDITADEAIELYDAEVAITKKLMENKNHDYGEAWRDMRVSSLTDLILQKLLRVKQIEDNQGTTLVSEGVDANYQDMVNYAVFALIHLKEEE; this is translated from the coding sequence ATGCAGCATACTTCCCAACAATACGATGCGGTGATACAAACCTGCCGGGAATTGTTTTTAAAAAAGGCTAAGGATTATGGCACAGCTTGGAGAATCCTGAGGTTACCATCCTTAACAGATCAGATTTTTATTAAGGCACAACGTATCCGAAGTCTACAGCAAAATGACGTACGGAAAGTGGACGAGGGCGAATATTCAGAGTTCATTGGAATTATCAATTATTCCATTATGGCCTTGATCCAACTTAAGAAAGGAGTGGTGGAACAACCCGATATTACCGCAGATGAAGCCATTGAGCTCTACGATGCGGAAGTTGCCATCACCAAAAAATTGATGGAAAACAAGAACCACGATTATGGCGAAGCTTGGAGGGATATGAGGGTAAGTTCGTTGACGGATCTGATTTTACAAAAATTGTTGCGCGTAAAACAAATTGAAGACAACCAAGGTACGACCTTGGTAAGCGAAGGCGTGGATGCCAACTATCAGGATATGGTTAATTATGCGGTTTTTGCATTGATTCATTTAAAAGAAGAAGAATGA
- a CDS encoding PLP-dependent aminotransferase family protein, with the protein MHFNIKGLLERNGFFLDANQPQIYVNLYTAFRKAILNRSLENGTKLPPSRVLAMDLGISRSTVLKAIDLLLVENYITSKRGSGYYVRATEDKKIRLNISALDHKGGHPKLSKQGIAFSENNLWAGQDSIKEVAFRPGLPPLDIFPVQIWKKLIDDYWKRITPSELSYSDTKGLHCLRENISQYLKVYRNINCSPDRIIVTTGSLHSLFLVSSILLEKNDNIVVENPMYPMAHSLFKNLGAVIQPAPVDDEGINLKGINCTNPKFVYTTPSCQYPTGVKMSMSRRFQLLNWATVNETYIIEDDYNHEFSNWKKPLGSLFGMDLQERVVYLGTFNKLIHPSLRLGYIILPEQLIGPVSGLYQQSSRFVPRQDQKAMSAFIQKDYLNKHLRKVIDTAQQRKEYFVEQFNTILGDWFQLETSCLGLHLIAHIKKKQSDLYIEQKLMDQNIRVHALSRYYILPNDANGLVMGFCSVNQKQIKETIRKIGEIMGQL; encoded by the coding sequence ATGCACTTTAACATTAAAGGCCTTTTAGAAAGAAATGGCTTTTTTTTGGATGCAAATCAACCTCAAATTTATGTCAACCTCTACACGGCGTTCAGAAAAGCTATATTGAACCGCTCCCTCGAGAACGGTACCAAACTGCCCCCTTCCAGGGTTCTGGCAATGGACCTTGGCATATCCCGAAGCACCGTCTTAAAAGCCATTGACCTATTGTTGGTGGAGAATTATATTACATCCAAAAGAGGTTCTGGATATTATGTTCGAGCAACTGAAGACAAAAAAATAAGGCTCAATATTTCCGCTCTCGACCATAAAGGTGGCCACCCAAAGCTATCCAAACAAGGAATAGCTTTTTCGGAAAACAATCTTTGGGCCGGACAAGATTCCATAAAAGAGGTCGCTTTTAGGCCGGGATTACCTCCTTTGGATATTTTCCCCGTCCAAATTTGGAAAAAGCTCATCGACGACTATTGGAAACGTATTACTCCTTCTGAGTTATCCTACAGTGATACGAAGGGCCTACATTGTCTAAGAGAGAATATTTCCCAATACTTAAAAGTATATAGGAACATTAATTGTTCGCCCGATCGAATAATCGTTACCACTGGATCATTACATTCCCTTTTTTTGGTCTCGAGCATTCTCCTTGAAAAAAATGACAATATTGTGGTTGAAAACCCAATGTACCCAATGGCCCATAGTCTTTTCAAAAACTTGGGCGCCGTGATACAACCCGCTCCGGTAGATGATGAAGGAATCAATCTAAAAGGCATTAATTGCACAAACCCGAAATTTGTTTACACCACACCATCCTGCCAGTACCCAACTGGTGTAAAAATGAGCATGTCCAGAAGATTCCAATTGTTAAATTGGGCAACAGTGAATGAAACCTATATCATTGAAGATGATTATAACCACGAATTCAGTAATTGGAAAAAGCCATTGGGGTCGTTGTTTGGAATGGATTTACAGGAGAGAGTGGTCTATTTGGGCACGTTCAATAAATTGATACACCCATCCCTGCGGTTGGGCTACATAATTCTACCTGAACAACTGATCGGTCCTGTAAGCGGCCTGTACCAGCAGTCCAGCAGGTTCGTACCAAGACAAGACCAGAAAGCCATGAGCGCTTTTATCCAAAAAGATTATTTAAACAAACACCTAAGAAAGGTAATCGACACGGCCCAACAGAGAAAAGAATATTTTGTAGAACAATTCAATACCATTTTAGGAGATTGGTTCCAGCTAGAAACGTCCTGTTTGGGGCTCCACTTGATCGCTCATATCAAAAAAAAACAGAGCGACCTATATATAGAACAGAAGTTAATGGACCAAAACATTCGTGTACATGCATTGAGCAGATATTATATTTTACCAAATGATGCCAATGGGCTGGTTATGGGGTTTTGCTCGGTAAACCAAAAACAAATCAAGGAAACCATACGTAAGATTGGCGAGATTATGGGCCAATTGTAA
- the cdaA gene encoding diadenylate cyclase CdaA yields the protein MDFLNFLEFKITDVIDIVLVAALLYYIYKLVKGTVAINIFIGIVIVWALWKLTELLQMKMISSMVGGFMNIGLIALIIVFQQEIRKFLLMIGSTNFASKRNIFKHFKFLKQEAISTNTDVDAIISACERMGTSKTGALIVIERNNSLDFIKSTGDAMNIKVTQPILESIFFKNSPLHDGAIVVQDNFITATRVILPVSNDRNIPLRFGLRHRAAVGITEKTDALSLVVSEETGSISYIKNGEFIPFKGREELVKRINKDLEQ from the coding sequence TTGGATTTTTTAAACTTTCTCGAATTTAAGATTACCGATGTCATCGACATAGTCCTGGTCGCCGCATTGCTCTATTATATTTACAAGCTGGTCAAGGGAACCGTGGCCATCAATATTTTTATTGGAATTGTTATTGTCTGGGCACTTTGGAAACTTACCGAACTACTCCAAATGAAGATGATCAGCAGCATGGTGGGCGGGTTTATGAACATTGGCCTGATTGCATTGATCATAGTTTTTCAGCAAGAGATCAGGAAATTTCTGTTAATGATCGGCTCTACTAACTTTGCTTCCAAAAGAAACATTTTTAAACATTTTAAGTTCCTAAAACAGGAAGCTATTTCCACCAATACAGATGTAGATGCCATAATAAGTGCCTGCGAACGTATGGGAACTTCCAAAACGGGAGCTTTGATCGTTATTGAGCGCAACAATTCTTTGGATTTTATAAAATCCACTGGCGACGCCATGAACATTAAGGTTACCCAACCCATTTTAGAAAGCATCTTCTTTAAAAATAGTCCGTTGCATGATGGCGCCATCGTGGTCCAGGACAATTTTATTACGGCAACCCGGGTAATTCTACCTGTCTCCAACGACCGTAATATTCCATTAAGATTTGGCTTACGGCACAGGGCCGCTGTGGGCATTACCGAAAAAACAGATGCACTCTCCCTTGTCGTGAGCGAAGAAACCGGTTCAATTTCATATATAAAAAATGGTGAGTTTATACCATTTAAAGGTAGGGAAGAATTGGTTAAGCGAATTAATAAGGACTTGGAACAATGA
- the prmA gene encoding 50S ribosomal protein L11 methyltransferase → MWHLVYLEYDFKIDPPQPATDILIAELGELGFESFVENETGLLAYILKSEWKGGMLSELFVSQNPNFKISWTSKEIEQQNWNAEWEKNFHPIKVGDQCMVRAPFHDPAKVEYDIVIEPKMSFGTGHHETTHMMLEHILVNDFEGKSVLDMGCGTGVLAILAKKRGATDVDAIDIDEWCYLNTQENVERNNCPEIKTYQGDSNLLKDKKYDVILANINRNILLEDIPIYADCLAKEGTLFLSGFYLEDLDAISSKCAAHGLEFEKNLEKNNWIAAKYVN, encoded by the coding sequence ATTTGGCACTTGGTATACCTCGAATACGATTTTAAGATCGACCCGCCCCAGCCCGCAACAGATATTTTGATTGCGGAGTTGGGAGAATTGGGTTTTGAAAGCTTTGTGGAAAACGAAACAGGGCTGTTGGCCTATATTTTAAAGTCGGAATGGAAGGGGGGCATGCTAAGTGAACTGTTCGTTTCCCAAAACCCAAATTTTAAGATAAGTTGGACCAGCAAGGAAATTGAGCAGCAAAACTGGAATGCCGAATGGGAAAAGAATTTTCACCCCATTAAGGTCGGTGACCAATGTATGGTTCGGGCACCTTTTCACGACCCAGCTAAGGTAGAATACGATATAGTGATCGAGCCAAAAATGAGTTTTGGTACGGGACATCATGAAACTACCCATATGATGCTCGAGCATATCCTCGTAAACGATTTTGAGGGTAAATCGGTTTTGGATATGGGGTGCGGTACCGGTGTGTTGGCTATTTTGGCAAAAAAACGCGGTGCTACGGATGTGGATGCCATAGATATAGATGAATGGTGCTATCTGAATACCCAAGAAAATGTGGAACGAAACAATTGTCCCGAAATCAAAACCTATCAAGGAGATAGCAATTTGCTCAAGGATAAAAAATATGATGTTATTTTGGCCAACATCAATAGAAATATTTTATTGGAGGACATTCCGATATACGCAGATTGTTTAGCAAAAGAAGGTACGCTTTTTTTAAGTGGTTTTTATTTAGAAGATTTAGATGCAATATCTTCAAAATGTGCGGCACATGGTTTGGAATTTGAAAAAAATCTGGAGAAGAACAATTGGATTGCAGCAAAATATGTAAATTAG
- the folP gene encoding dihydropteroate synthase: MTINCKGELIDLSSPKVMGILNLTPDSFFDGGKYKDETSILSQVDYMLSHGAAFIDMGAYSSRPGAEHVPEDEELKRLIPIMDLILKKFPDTLISVDTFRSKVASTSIEHGAALINDISAGNLDKKMFDTVAKHQVPYIMMHMKGTPQSMQKEAAYEDLINDLRFYFSEKVKESSGKKINDIILDPGFGFAKTTAQNYTLLNHLDMFQTFGLPILIGLSRKSMIYKILESSPKEALNGTTALHTIALLKGANIIRAHDVKEASECIKLVKALKENAL, from the coding sequence ATGACGATAAACTGCAAAGGTGAATTAATAGACCTATCATCTCCCAAAGTAATGGGAATTCTTAATCTTACACCAGACTCGTTTTTTGATGGTGGAAAGTACAAAGATGAAACGTCCATACTATCGCAGGTCGATTATATGTTGAGCCATGGAGCCGCCTTTATAGATATGGGCGCCTATAGTTCAAGACCAGGTGCCGAGCACGTACCCGAAGATGAAGAATTAAAAAGATTGATTCCCATTATGGATCTTATCCTGAAAAAGTTTCCAGATACTTTAATATCAGTGGACACATTTCGGAGCAAGGTGGCATCGACAAGTATTGAGCACGGAGCAGCCTTGATCAACGATATTTCTGCGGGAAATTTGGATAAGAAGATGTTTGATACGGTTGCCAAGCATCAGGTCCCTTATATTATGATGCACATGAAAGGAACTCCACAATCCATGCAGAAAGAAGCTGCTTACGAGGACTTGATCAATGACCTTAGATTTTATTTCTCTGAAAAAGTAAAAGAAAGCTCCGGCAAAAAAATCAACGATATTATTCTAGATCCAGGATTTGGTTTTGCAAAGACCACGGCCCAGAACTATACTCTTTTAAACCATTTAGACATGTTCCAAACTTTTGGTTTGCCCATTTTGATCGGTTTGAGCAGAAAATCAATGATTTATAAAATTTTGGAATCATCCCCGAAAGAAGCATTGAACGGAACAACGGCCTTGCACACCATTGCCCTTTTAAAAGGCGCAAACATTATTCGTGCCCATGATGTAAAAGAAGCATCGGAATGTATTAAACTTGTGAAAGCTCTAAAAGAGAATGCCCTCTGA